The Methyloterricola oryzae genome contains a region encoding:
- the gatC gene encoding Asp-tRNA(Asn)/Glu-tRNA(Gln) amidotransferase subunit GatC — MSLTAADVNKIAWLGRLAIDADKVDAYARDLSGILDFVEQMSTVDTSNVPPMAHPLDMAQRLRADSVTEQDQREQFQAHAPLVEAGLYLVPKVIE; from the coding sequence ATGTCTCTAACCGCTGCAGATGTGAACAAAATTGCCTGGCTGGGACGGCTCGCCATCGACGCCGACAAGGTGGATGCCTACGCCCGCGACCTGTCAGGCATCCTGGATTTCGTCGAGCAGATGAGTACCGTGGATACTTCCAACGTGCCGCCCATGGCCCATCCCCTGGATATGGCCCAGAGGCTGCGGGCCGATAGCGTGACCGAGCAGGATCAGCGCGAGCAGTTCCAGGCGCATGCGCCGCTGGTGGAAGCAGGCCTGTATTTGGTGCCCAAAGTGATCGAATAA
- the gatA gene encoding Asp-tRNA(Asn)/Glu-tRNA(Gln) amidotransferase subunit GatA: MHDKTIVELAKGLRNKDFSSTELTRTYLDRIAAINPTLNAFVTVTGEQALNQAEAADRRLAAGDAGPLTGVPIAQKDIFCTQGVRTSCGSRMLDNFIASYNATVVEHFQQAGAVMLGKLNMDEFAMGSSNETSHYGPVRNPWDTETVPGGSSGGSAAAVAARLAPGATGTDTGGSIRQPASFCGITGLKPTYGLVSRYGMIAFASSLDQGGPMARTAEDCALMLQVMAGFDPKDSTSVDRPVPDYAAGLNQSLEGLRIGLPKEFFGEGLDADIARLIDEAVGEYQKLGATVKEVALPNMNLSAPAYYVVAPAECSSNLARFDGVRFGYRCESPKDLADLYTRSRGEGFGAEVKRRILIGTYVLSAGYYDAYYLKAQKIRRLISEDFRQAFEEVDVIMGPTSPSVAFRFGEKSADPIAMYLSDIYTIAVNLAGLPGMSVPVGFSKGLPVGMQIIGNYFSESRLLNVAHRYQQVTDWHAQAPKAFA, encoded by the coding sequence ATGCACGACAAGACCATCGTGGAGCTGGCCAAAGGCCTGCGCAACAAAGATTTCAGCAGCACCGAGCTGACGCGAACCTACCTGGACCGCATTGCAGCGATCAACCCGACGCTCAATGCCTTCGTCACCGTCACCGGCGAGCAGGCACTCAATCAGGCCGAGGCCGCGGACCGGCGCCTGGCCGCAGGCGATGCGGGCCCCTTGACCGGCGTTCCCATCGCCCAGAAAGACATCTTCTGCACCCAAGGTGTCCGCACCAGCTGCGGCTCCAGGATGCTGGATAACTTCATCGCATCCTACAACGCCACCGTCGTCGAGCATTTTCAGCAGGCCGGCGCGGTGATGCTGGGCAAGCTGAACATGGACGAGTTCGCCATGGGCTCCTCCAACGAAACCAGCCACTACGGACCGGTGCGCAATCCCTGGGATACCGAGACCGTGCCGGGCGGCTCTTCCGGCGGGTCGGCCGCGGCGGTCGCCGCGCGCCTGGCACCCGGCGCTACCGGCACAGACACCGGCGGCTCCATCCGCCAGCCGGCCTCGTTCTGCGGCATCACCGGGCTTAAGCCCACTTACGGTCTGGTGTCCCGCTATGGCATGATCGCTTTTGCCTCGAGTCTGGACCAGGGCGGTCCCATGGCTCGCACCGCGGAAGACTGCGCCCTGATGCTGCAGGTCATGGCCGGCTTCGATCCGAAGGATTCCACCAGCGTGGACCGCCCGGTACCCGACTATGCCGCCGGATTGAACCAGAGCCTGGAAGGCCTGCGCATCGGTTTGCCCAAGGAGTTCTTCGGCGAAGGGCTCGACGCCGATATCGCGCGCCTGATCGATGAGGCCGTGGGCGAGTACCAGAAGCTCGGCGCGACGGTAAAGGAAGTCGCGCTGCCCAATATGAACCTGTCCGCGCCGGCCTACTACGTGGTGGCGCCCGCCGAGTGCTCTTCCAATCTGGCTCGCTTCGACGGGGTGCGCTTCGGCTACCGTTGCGAGAGTCCGAAGGACCTGGCGGACCTGTATACCCGTTCGCGGGGCGAGGGCTTTGGCGCGGAGGTCAAGCGCCGCATCCTGATCGGCACCTATGTGCTGTCCGCCGGTTACTACGATGCCTATTACCTGAAGGCGCAAAAGATCCGCCGCCTGATCAGCGAGGACTTCAGGCAGGCCTTCGAGGAGGTGGACGTGATCATGGGACCCACCTCGCCTTCGGTGGCTTTCCGCTTCGGTGAAAAAAGCGCCGATCCCATCGCCATGTATCTGTCCGATATCTACACCATCGCCGTGAACCTGGCGGGCCTGCCCGGTATGTCGGTGCCGGTGGGCTTCTCCAAGGGGCTGCCGGTGGGCATGCAGATCATCGGCAATTATTTCTCCGAGAGCCGGCTGCTCAATGTCGCTCACCGCTACCAGCAGGTGACGGACTGGCACGCCCAGGCTCCCAAAGCATTCGCATGA
- the gatB gene encoding Asp-tRNA(Asn)/Glu-tRNA(Gln) amidotransferase subunit GatB produces the protein MEWETVIGLEVHAQLATKSKIFSGAATAYGAVPNTQACAVDLGLPGVLPVLNREAVRMAVKFGLAIGAHIAPRSVFARKNYFYPDLPKGYQISQYDLPVVGNGHLNILADGEERTIGITRAHLEEDAGKSLHEDFHGYSGIDLNRAGTPLLEIVSEPDLRSAKEAVAYLKKLHALVRYLEICDGNMQEGSFRCDANVSVRPKGQAKFGTRAEIKNLNSFRFVEKAINFEIERQIELIEGGGEVVQETRLYDSAKDETRSMRSKEEANDYRYFPDPDLLPLEIEPGFIEEVKQTLPELPDEKRDRFKSEYGLNDYDAIVLTATRELADYYEAVVKAAGCDAKLCANWVMGELAGALNKAGLEIEESPVEAARLAGLVQRIADETISGKIAKQVFEALWESKATADEVIEQQGLKQITDTGAIEAIIDKIIADNPAQVEQYRSGKDKLFGFFVGQAMKATGGKANPQQLNDLLKSKLAG, from the coding sequence ATGGAGTGGGAAACCGTCATCGGGCTGGAAGTGCATGCCCAGCTTGCCACCAAGTCCAAGATTTTTTCCGGGGCCGCCACCGCCTATGGTGCGGTGCCCAATACCCAGGCCTGCGCCGTGGATCTGGGACTGCCGGGCGTTTTGCCGGTCTTGAACCGGGAAGCCGTGCGCATGGCCGTCAAGTTTGGCCTGGCCATCGGCGCCCACATCGCGCCGCGCTCGGTGTTCGCGCGCAAGAACTACTTCTACCCGGATCTGCCCAAGGGCTACCAGATCAGCCAGTACGATCTGCCGGTGGTGGGCAACGGCCACCTCAATATCCTGGCGGACGGCGAGGAGAGGACCATCGGCATCACCCGCGCCCATCTGGAGGAGGACGCCGGCAAGTCGCTGCATGAGGACTTCCACGGCTACAGCGGGATCGACTTGAATCGCGCCGGCACACCCTTGCTGGAAATCGTGTCCGAGCCGGACCTGCGCTCCGCCAAGGAAGCTGTAGCCTACCTCAAGAAACTGCACGCCCTGGTGCGTTACCTGGAAATCTGCGATGGCAACATGCAGGAGGGCTCCTTCCGCTGCGACGCCAATGTCTCGGTGCGGCCCAAGGGCCAGGCGAAATTCGGCACCCGCGCCGAGATCAAGAACCTCAATTCCTTCCGCTTCGTCGAGAAGGCCATCAACTTCGAGATCGAGCGTCAGATCGAGCTGATCGAGGGTGGCGGCGAGGTGGTGCAGGAGACCCGGCTATACGATTCGGCCAAGGACGAGACTCGCTCAATGCGCAGCAAGGAAGAGGCCAACGACTACCGTTACTTCCCCGATCCCGACTTGTTGCCCCTGGAGATCGAGCCCGGCTTCATCGAGGAGGTCAAGCAGACCTTGCCGGAATTGCCCGACGAGAAGCGCGACCGCTTCAAGAGCGAATATGGCCTGAACGACTACGACGCCATCGTGCTGACCGCCACCCGCGAACTGGCGGATTACTACGAGGCGGTGGTGAAGGCGGCCGGTTGCGACGCCAAACTCTGCGCCAACTGGGTGATGGGTGAGCTGGCCGGGGCTTTGAACAAGGCGGGACTTGAAATCGAGGAGAGCCCGGTGGAAGCAGCGCGCCTGGCGGGGCTGGTGCAGCGCATTGCCGACGAGACCATTTCCGGCAAGATCGCCAAGCAGGTCTTCGAGGCCTTGTGGGAAAGCAAGGCGACGGCAGATGAGGTCATCGAGCAGCAAGGTCTCAAGCAGATCACCGATACCGGCGCCATCGAGGCCATCATCGACAAGATCATCGCGGACAACCCGGCCCAGGTGGAGCAGTACCGCTCGGGCAAGGACAAGCTGTTCGGCTTCTTCGTGGGGCAGGCCATGAAGGCCACCGGCGGCAAGGCCAACCCGCAGCAGCTCAATGACCTGCTGAAGTCCAAGCTGGCGGGTTGA
- a CDS encoding YicC/YloC family endoribonuclease, whose protein sequence is MTAFALAEREIGAWVFTWELRSVNHRYLDTALRLPDSFRFVEGDARTRIAALLKRGRVEATLVLKRREAQAEGLPVNLELAGSLLAAASRIETLSGRELASFSALDVLRWPGVLNEAEVDRETLAPGLLDLLDEALAGLVRVRETEGRQLALLIASRCSQMREIVAGVRLRLPEVLAAMREKLRLRVTELAAKPDEDRLEQEMVYLAQKWDVAEELDRLESHLTEVERAIEQRDAAGRRLDFLMQEMNREANTLGSKSADTETTRASVELKVLIEQIREQVQNVE, encoded by the coding sequence ATGACCGCGTTCGCACTGGCGGAACGCGAAATCGGTGCCTGGGTATTCACCTGGGAACTCCGCTCGGTCAATCACCGTTACCTGGACACGGCCTTGCGCCTGCCGGATTCCTTCCGCTTCGTGGAAGGCGATGCGCGCACGCGCATCGCAGCTTTGCTGAAGCGCGGCCGCGTCGAGGCCACCCTGGTCCTGAAGCGGAGGGAAGCTCAAGCGGAAGGCCTGCCCGTCAATCTGGAACTGGCGGGCAGCCTGCTCGCCGCAGCCTCCCGCATCGAGACCTTGAGCGGACGCGAACTCGCAAGCTTTTCTGCCCTTGACGTGCTCCGCTGGCCGGGCGTGCTCAATGAGGCGGAAGTGGACCGGGAAACCCTGGCTCCCGGCCTGCTTGACCTGCTGGATGAGGCCTTGGCAGGGCTGGTTCGGGTGCGCGAAACCGAGGGCCGGCAATTGGCGCTCTTGATCGCCAGCCGCTGCAGCCAGATGCGGGAAATCGTGGCGGGCGTTCGCCTGCGTCTGCCGGAGGTGCTGGCCGCCATGCGCGAAAAGCTCAGGCTGCGCGTCACGGAACTGGCGGCCAAGCCGGACGAAGACCGGCTCGAGCAGGAAATGGTCTACCTGGCGCAAAAATGGGATGTGGCCGAGGAACTGGACCGTCTGGAATCCCATCTCACCGAAGTGGAACGCGCCATCGAGCAACGGGATGCGGCAGGCCGTCGGCTGGATTTCTTGATGCAGGAAATGAACCGGGAAGCCAACACCTTGGGCTCCAAATCGGCGGACACGGAAACCACGCGCGCCTCCGTGGAACTGAAGGTGCTCATAGAACAGATTCGCGAGCAGGTCCAAAACGTGGAATGA